The Melanotaenia boesemani isolate fMelBoe1 chromosome 8, fMelBoe1.pri, whole genome shotgun sequence DNA window GTAAACCCTCCACGCTGATCCAGACTGGCCTGTAGAGATCCTCTGCTGTGTAGGCCGACTGCAGCAGATGGAGGGAAGCTTCCAGAAGCTGAAGGGAGTGAACTCGCAGGTAAACACCCACAGGTACATGCGCATTCTTCCCAAGTAGCTGGAGGACATGCTGTGAGCGTATGCAGGCATTATTAAGTCTTAACATGCTCCACAATAGTAGAACCAAACAACACTTGTATCAGTAACGTCTGGAAGCAGCAGGATCTACCTGCAGAGTGAGGGCCTCTGAGTTCCTCCCAGAAGTTCTTATAACAGGAACCTGGCGTTGACTGATGTCAGAGACAACATGTAGGACCAACATCCCATCATGCCCACCTGGAGGTACACAGACACAGTAAATGGGTTAGAAAGAGTTGTGATCTCAGTCAGCGTCTCCTCTCCTCTGGAGGTTTCTGCTCtcagacagattgtttataggttTTGGTTTCAGTTTCATCTGCAGAGGCAATCACATTGATTCCTTTTCATCCACACGGAGGAACAAATACACATCATTTATATGTTTGTTCTGGACAAGGTTGATGGTTCAGCAGTCTGTTATTATTCTAACAAGAAACTAGCTGTAGAGTCTGTTGATGGTAAACCAAGAAGTCCCTGACGATGGAGGACATACTTTGTTACACATCTTGGTTGCTGTATTGACACACCTGAGAGACGATCCAGTAAAGAGGCCTCATCAGCGACGGTGAACCAACGCACTGCCAGGCTGTCGCCCCGTCTGACTGCAGACAGGAAGTTAGTGTCTGAGGTGTGAGCTGGAAAGAGAAAGTCCATCAGGTTTCCTCCAGGATAGAATCTCCTCAGACGGCTCTGTTTCCCTGCAGAGACAATCAATACATTAATCAATACTGGTTATGTTATATTCCAAtcaaatcacaagtttgatGTTTGCAGGTGTACTGTATAGTGTCACGTTATCCTCTTGTTTAGCTTTCATTAAGGCACTTTACAGTTTACAATTATAAACTATGCAAATATATTTAGTTATCCAAACCTTCACTCAGTTTTTGATTTATCTGTCAGATTTCAGCTACTCTGCTCAAACACAACAGGTCTCACTTCCAGACAGGTCTTTAATCGGCTGATATTAGACTCAGCCTCAGGTATGACCTGTCTCCTGACTCCTTACTTGCAGCCTGTTTAAACTCGGACAGTGTGGGTTCGTATATATCGTAGTAGACTCTGGCGGGGTGGCTGTTGTCGCGGACAAACAGCAGGTCGCTGATGCTTGGATGATCCGAACCCTGCCATAATGTCAGACTGAACCTAGAAACAAAGGGACAGTTTAGACGCATGCATGATGACACAATGATTAGATGTTTATTTGGTTAGATGTCATGGTTAGATGTTATCTGTTACCGTGGTGACTGGCTGAGGAGCCAGCTGACGTGTTGCCAGCCCCTGCGAACCAACAAAGCGTGGACCGGGAATGTAACCTAAAAAGATATGAAACTGGTGACATGGAGAACAACCGTCTTCAAGCTATTTTCTTACAAAATTACCAGAAAAGGTCACtaaatgagtgtttggtggaCTATTTCCTTGTTTTGAGATAAATCTTCTACTGTTGGAGAGTCTGTTTAGTTCCATTTTGAATGGAGCCATATttggaagaaaaatgtgtttgtgggatgagcagcagagttgaggaTGTTGTGTACACGTAAAACTTTCCAGATCTTCTctgccaaacagctgattctaaTGTTGACACTTGTTCTGAGCACCCCAGGTGTGTGATTAAATAATAGCCCAACCACTGACTTATAgactttttatgtttaaagttAAAGGCTGAAAATACTTATGATGCTCTggtggagtaaaaaaaaaaaacaaaaaacaaaaaaagaactgccaaaatcaaaaagaaatacagaactataaaaatgtctcaaaaatgaacaaatatgcCAACAaattatacataaaaatataccaaaaaatctaaaaaatgtCGAAAATATGACAAATTGATATTTCTTTTGCAATTTTTAACTATTattaactaataataataataattaataaattaactttGTATGATTATCCCTACTTTACCATCTAACTGTCTGTTACatctctttatttaaatataaataaaaatatattttttaatttagtaaacAGCAAGTAGTGACTGTgaataaagaagtaaaaaaataaataaaatgtcagatggaaataaaatacagaagtaAATAATTATAGGTACAAGAACagtgacagaaaatgtaaaagggaAATAATACAGTGATGAATACAGAGATGataaaaaaagcaataattaaataaataaatacatctgaAAGATATTTACAAGTTAATAAACAAGGGCAGTTTCAGTCCTCCATACATAGACCGTcacacagattttattttaacttaccTTCTGTGGGACATCTTTGATCACATTGTACATGTCTTCCATCATGGTCCTGGAGTAGGTTGCATTGAAAAGTGGAGGCAAATACAGAACCTACAATATTAAATTTAGATTAGGCAACAACCACATCTGATGCACTGTCAGTAAAAAGGGTACAGTAGGAGGACACTTCCGTCCCATTAGCAGGGGCGGTTCTGGGGTGGTCCAGAGTGGGTCAGTGCTATCCAGACAGCAGGAGTCgactgtttttcctcttttttgctGATCAGCATTTCCTTCAGATATCAGCCAGACTAGGGAGAGCCTGTCAGACCATGGAGGACCTGCCAGACCAGGGAGGACCTGTCAGACCAGGGAGAACCTGCCAGACCAGGGAGGACCTGCCAGACCAGGGAGAACCTGCCAGACCAGGGAGGACCTGTCAGACCAGGGAGAACCTGCCAGACCAGGGAGGACCTGTCAGACCAGGGAGAACCTGCCAGACCAGGGAGGACCTGCCAGACCAGGGAGGACCTGTCAAACCAGGGAGGACCTGCCAGACCAGGGAGGACCTGTCAGACCAGGGAGAACCTGCCAGACCAGGGAGGACCTGCCAGACCAGGGAGAACCTGCCAGACTAGGGAGAACCTGTCAGACCAGGGAGGACCTGTCAAACCAGGGAGGACCTGCCAGACCAGGGAGGACCTGTCAGACCAGGGAGAACCTGCCAGACCAGGGAGGACCTGTCAGACCAGGGAGAACCTGCCAGACCAGGGAGGACCTGTCAGACCAGGGAGAACCTGCCAGACCAGGGAGGACCTGTCAGACCAGGGAGAACCTGCCAGACCAGGGAGGACCTGCCAGACAAGGGAGGACCTGCCAGACTAGGGAGAACCTGTCAGACCAGGGAGGACCTGTCAGACCAGGGAGAACCTGCCAGACCAGAGAGGACCTGCCAGACCAGGGAGGACCTGCCAGACCACAGAAAACCTGCCAGATTGGGGAGTACCTAATAGACCATGGAAGGCCTGCCAGAATGGGAAGACTTGGTAGTACAActttaacagaaaatgtttcaagTTTCCAATTAGCtagaatattaaaaacaactagACTGCATACTATTATGCTTGCAGACATTTTAGCCTGCCTGAAAGCCCAGACACTAATGATACAACATCTGGATACAAAAAATCTGCATCCaacacagagctgcagctaGCAATGCTACGTTAgagagatccatcacagagTTACAGCTAGCAATGCTACATTAgagagatccatcacagagTTACAGCTAGCAatgctacgttggagagatccatcacagagctgcagctagcaatgctacgttggagagctctcacagagctgcagctaGCAATGCTACATTGAAGAGCTctcacagagctgcagctaGCAATGCTACCTTGGAGAGCTCTCACAGAGGTGCAGCTAGCAATGCTACGTTAgagagatccatcacagagctacAGCTAGCAatgctacgttggagagatccatcacagagctgcagctaGCAGTGCTACGTTGGAGAGCTctcacagagctgcagctaGCAATGCTACCTTGGAGAGCTctcacagagctgcagctaGCAGTGCTACGTTGGAGAGCTctcacagagctgcagctaGCAATGCTACATTGGAGAGCTctcacagagctgcagctagcaatgctacgttggagagctctcacagagctgcagctagcaatgctacgttggagagctctcacagagctgcagctaGCAATGCTAcgttgttttaaaatgtgttgctaAGAGCAACACTGGTGAAATTGGGGTACACCACAATTTTTTGCTGGTGCACCCAAATGAAAAGGTTCAGCACACCAGTGCAACCAGTTAGCCTGGAGCCCTGCTTCTGGTTAGCAGATAAATGCTATACTAGAAAGTTTATGAGCAATACCATCCATCCAGGAGACAAAGTCACATCTGGGAACTTCTCCTCAATCAGCTGAAGAAAtctgaaatatgaaaatgaaaataaaaagcagtttttctcATTGACCCACATAAATATACTTCATCTTCTCCCTGTAacacttttattctttatgcTGTTTCCGTATGTCCTAAAAAGAGATTTCCCCAAATCTAAGCAGCTCTGACCTGCTTCCATTGACTGCAGGAACAAAGTTGGGTACGTTGGGACCTCGGAGGATGTCAGCGTTGAGCCACACAGGCCTGTTTATTCCTTTGCTGCTATTCTTCTGACGAAGCAGGTCCAATGACAAACCCACTGATGCCAGAGACTTAAAGTCCAACTTGATGCCTGCAGAGAGACACAACAAACATTCAAACCAAATAAGATTTAAATACTGATGTCATCTAGTCTATTCTGCACCTTTCCTGGAAGCCAGCACAGCATCCAACCACTGGTCAAGAGTGTTATCACTGGAAATGTCAGGAGGATGCGCCATGATAGGGACTGGTTTCTCATCCTGAGTTCCATAACCCTTCAGAGTAACATCCGCCTCCAGGATCATGACATCACCTTCAAGGACAAATAATTAAGCTAGGTGTAAGCCAACTCCAGGGATTAACACAGTACTGCTGCAGATGGCTGTTCTTACTTGTTAGAGCTTTGTTCATCTCCTCCTTGCTGTTGGCCCGGTGAAACCAGGTAGCCAACAGCCCGTCAGGCTTGTTGATGTCACCTGACTGCACCAGGAAGTCCAGCATGTCTCCACCAGTAGGAAACAACGGAAGATCAGCCCCTGATTGGATGGCAAGGCAGAGACCGTATAATGAGTTTAAGCATCAGAACAGtgttttagaatagaatagaatagaaatactttattaatcccttcagagagccctcagggaaatttgggaatttCACAGGAGTTCACTTGATatagtctgaaccctcttaagctttctgtcatttctttcagTAGCTCTTCAGGATCCTGGAAGAACTTTCCAGGAAAAGTTCTCTAGGATTCTGGAAGGATTTTccaaaacttttctttggatgtttctgccttttgttctgttctttgttCAGAttatcccacactgcttcaacaATTGTGAGGTCCGGGTTCCAGGGAAGATCTGTCCCCCCATCGGATCCGTTGgtgtccgggttctggggaagATCTATCCCTCCATCTGATCAGTTGCCACTAATCTTCAGTTCAGTTCTAGGGTCGTGTGACATACCTCAGTCTTTTCTCCCAGTTTCCCACTGACTGGCTTCGGTCAaaagtagatggatcaactgaaggttaagatgcatctctcaggtcctagttcaggtctttgctggatttcaggtcctgttcatctgctctagatagtttttagtcctgactcttcttcttttgttctccacgtgtccagtttctgcctccaagCTGAGATAAGCCaagtttctgcttcctgttcattattacacctggtttgatttgcttcAGTCCTTCAGTTTGAGCTTCAGCaggtcatcttcaccatgtctacatgactacatgctgctgtGTTATTGGCTGGTTAAAAATTAatgtaaacaggaagtagaacaggTGAAGCTGATGAAGTGGGCAGTGATTATGATgcagtgaataaaaaaataaataaatttaaaaaaaagtttgtttgtgGAGAAAAAGCATCCCCGACTGAGTGCTGTTTCTCCCACTGTTGCACAACAGccccaaataaaataaaaaggggttgatagatttaaataaattttttcagAGAATAAATGCTGAATAAATTTCAATGTTTATAGTAATTTCATGTAGGCCTAGTATGAGTTCATTAGTGTTCTACATGTATAGACAACTTGAAGCATATACCTGTGTTCTTTGTGAGAATGACAGCGATGATTATCACCATGACAAGTCCAACAGCCAGAGATATCATTATCAGGTGCTGCTTGCTTAGACAACCCAGATAAAGGTCCCGCTGCCTCTTTTGATCTGGGTCTAAATCTGGACTGTCAGACTGAGCCTTCATACTGGAGGGACACAACAAAACCAGCAGGATCAGTCATCCAGCTGTCTGTCCAATCACATGAGCATGATCCACGATCCACCTCAGAAAAGGTGTCTTTACCTGGACATGTCAAAAGTCTCATGTCTCAGCTTGAAATGTTAGCGCTATATTGTTAGCATGTCTGCCACCAACCTGTGTCGCCCGTCCTCTGGACATCTgctattattttcttctttctgattCTCTCCAGTTTCCATCTTCAGTCCTGGTCTTTACTGTCCTCAAGATTCAAAATACTGAGTATCAGAGAGAACACAGTGCAGGAATACATTTCTTATCAGAATGAGCCTTATCTAAAGAGCAGAGGCCGCAGTGTTTGAGCTGATAAGATGCCATTCTTTTTCAACTTCACTCTTCTCTGACATCTTTAAGAAGTCCGGTGAAGCTAGTTGAAGCCCAGGCTGCAGAGCAGGGTTTATGTTGTCTTTTCACCTTTTATGGCCCTAAAAAACTATAAGGATCAAAAGGATCACAAAATATAACTGGCTTTCATATGATGGTCTAGAAAACGTTCATGCTAGAAAAACAGTATTCTGGTTATGACCTTTCACATAGTCTTTCTCTTTCCttgtgaaaatgaaaaccaCCCTTAACGAATAGCTTCTCATCTGTTTCAGCTTAATTTTTGTGATGTAAGTCCAGTGTGTAAACACTTgtatcaacccatattttattcccagtagcagataaccaacatgtcagatgatgaaactgagacgtttcaccatgtgatggaaaatataagGTAGTGAagctgatggcagcaacacgtctggaaaaagttgggacagaagcaacaaaaggctggaaaagtagcTGGTACACATGAGTCCTTTATTTACTGTCCCTAATGGGGAACTAAGTTTACTCTTAAGTctcaagaaagaaaaacatcacacCAGCGAACAATAAAGTCATGGCTTCCGTAATGTTCGCTAGAAATGTCATTTAATCAAacaattaacttaaaaaaatgaaagatacaATACAGCCTTACAAAGTAGGCAACGATAATTCAGTATCAGCATATTTGCTACCCGTTTTCTCCTTGTGTCCATGGTAACAGCAGGCGTCTAGTTGGCATAGCAACGTGGTAGGAGAACAACAGAAGTCTAGAATGTCCACCAATTTGGCTAAAGACAAAAGGAGACGTTCTCTGTTGCTGAGGCcgtaagttttcttcttttcaaaacGAAGTTTGTCACCTTTCATAGGACATTACGTACAGCGTGCAGGCGCACGCGCAACTCAGCTAACTGTCGTGTCCCCTTGTTGGTGTGTTGTAGCTTCTCTCGAGCCGTGAACGTGTCTGTGAGCCGCCATGGAATCCAGCAAAGCTCCAGACATTCATTCAGCATGGTGGGTTCGTCCAGCCGGCGGAGTTTGGGTCgaggcagcagagttctggacaGAATTGAGTCCCCCAGAACAACCGTCCGGGTAGTTACCACCGAGGCTCGGgtcttattcattcattcattcattcatatatatatatatatatatatatatatatattaacatcagggttaaaaacgtttctacactgtgtgcagaattattaggcaaatgagtattttgaccacatcatcctctttatgcatgttgactctgaaaagtgaaaaatagtgagatgtcttgcagagggatgcagcactcttaaaattgccaagcttttgaggcgtgatcatcgaacaatcaagcgtttcattcacagggtcaacagggtcgcaagaagcgtgttgaaaaaacaaggcgcaaaataactgcccatgaactgaggaaaatcaagcgtgaagctgccaggATGCCATTGgtcaccagttttgccatatttcagagctgcaacatcactggagtgccaagaagcacaaggtgtgcaatactcagggacatggccaaggtaaggaaggctgaaaaacgaccaccactgaacaagacacacaagataaaacgtcaagactgggccaagaaatatcataagactgatttttctaaggttttatggactgatgaaatgagagtgagtcttgatgggccagatggatgggcccgtggctggatcagtacagggcagagagctccactccgactcagacgccagcaaggtggaggtgggatactggtattggctggtatcatcaaagatgagcttgtgggaccttttcgggttgaagatgaagtcaagctcaactcccagtcctactgccagtttctggaagacaccttcttcaagcagtggtacaggaagaagtcagcatcgttcaagaaaaacatgattttcatgcaggacaatgctccatcacacgcatccaagtactccaccgcgtggctggccagaaaaggtctaaaagaagaaaaaataatgacatggcctccttgttcacctgatcttaaccccatagagaacctgtggtccctcatcaaatgtgagatctacagggagggaaaacagtacacctctctgaacagggtctgggaggctgtggttgctgctgcacgcaatgttgatcgtgaacagatcaagacactgacagaatctatggatggcaggcttttgagtgtcctcgcaaagaaaggtggttatattggtcactgagttgtttttgttttgtgtaaattttgagttgttatattggtttccctggtgaaaataaataagtgaaatgggtatatatttggtttttgttaagttgcctaataattatgcacagtaatagtcacctgcacacacagatatcctcctaagatactaaaattaaaaagagacccactccaacttccaaacatattcagctttgatatttatgagtcttttgtgttcattgcgaacatagttgttgttctataataaaattaatcctcaaaaatacaagttgcctaataattctgcacaccctgtactTGCTGCCTAttatcagaacaactgttaattccctgcactggaactttatttctgtcatttttttatattttattttagcttttttttctttcagtttttatttaatttcttttattccttttaaagtttgttttaatgcacttgttatttcTTCTGGCACCTGCTGTGatgttgttaatgttttatgtaaagcactttgaattgtcttctacattaaaatgtgctatacaaatcaATTTGTATTAAATGACAAATACAAGTTTCCTTGGTACACAAAAGAAGTTAAACTCATACAAATGAAAGCTTATCAAATAACCTTAGTGTAGACGCTGAACAGTTTCTTTTGTAGGAGTTTGCTCAAGTAAACTATGGGGAGATTATGCTGTTGTATTCACACTTGCTGCTTTATAACACAGCACCATAactcataattattaaaaagaaatatagacAACTAGATGAAAAGTATCTGGATGTTCTGCTGTTTGCAGGTGTTGGATGAGGAAGGTAATGACGTCACCCCCATGCAGCTGGGTCACTCAGAACCAGgagcagcccaggacagagccaGCAGGTTCTTTCTGGATGAAATCTCTGATGGATTAGTATCAGACCACACAATGACCACCGGGAGCTTCACTATGCCTTTCCTCAGGTACCACAGCACGTTGCTTCTGCTGCCCTCACAGGGTACAGAAAAcaaattagttttatatttgcaatttctttttaagtatttagacctcttttgtacattttatggTATTGATTCGCTTGATGTGTGTCTGATGGTCATCCATCCCGTATTTAGTAAAACCTGAGCTCTTGCGTCTTCAGATCAGTGTTGGGAAGCAGCAGAATATCCAGTCAGTCTACCATCGAGTCGGTCAACGAGGAGATCGAGGATACCTTCTTCAAAAGAGACGTGCCCG harbors:
- the fam151a gene encoding protein FAM151A; translation: MLDFLVQSGDINKPDGLLATWFHRANSKEEMNKALTSDVMILEADVTLKGYGTQDEKPVPIMAHPPDISSDNTLDQWLDAVLASRKGIKLDFKSLASVGLSLDLLRQKNSSKGINRPVWLNADILRGPNVPNFVPAVNGSRFLQLIEEKFPDVTLSPGWMVLYLPPLFNATYSRTMMEDMYNVIKDVPQKVTFPVHALLVRRGWQHVSWLLSQSPRFSLTLWQGSDHPSISDLLFVRDNSHPARVYYDIYEPTLSEFKQAARKQSRLRRFYPGGNLMDFLFPAHTSDTNFLSAVRRGDSLAVRWFTVADEASLLDRLSGGHDGMLVLHVVSDISQRQVPVIRTSGRNSEALTLQHVLQLLGKNAHVPVGVYLRVHSLQLLEASLHLLQSAYTAEDLYRPVWISVEGLQSNPIIHDFISRVESLFPYVTLVLTEQTWPPLIPAAVTSLSQRVALHLNAALSLEGLKELQSLMDRCDVVVEVDTNNRPGTFTVLKELLTQQTGTTNTHLYLISD